In one window of Qipengyuania profundimaris DNA:
- the proB gene encoding glutamate 5-kinase yields the protein MVRAVPLDLTASRRLVVKVGSALLVENGAPRADWLATLAHDLAALRSGGTEIIVVSSGAIALGAAKLGMAKGGRGSLADAQAAASVGQVELARLWAENLGRHDVTAAQMLVTLGDLEDRRRYLNASATLQRLIEAGAVPVVNENDSVATEEIRFGDNDRLAARVAQAAGADAVILLSDVDGLYDRDPREDGAVRLERVEGVTPEIIAMADTSSTSGLGSGGMLAKLQAARIAERAGISLVIANGTHLSPLTRYRDTGIGTVFVPQADASARKAWLAGRLAPAGVLTVDDGCAEALAKGASLLAAGLAEIEGEFARGDLVAIFGPKGERLGQGLVEYSAAECRAILGLREDQQEAKLGYAPRAAVIHRDHMVQA from the coding sequence ATGGTACGGGCTGTCCCTCTCGATCTCACCGCGAGCCGCCGCCTTGTCGTCAAGGTCGGCTCGGCGTTGCTGGTCGAGAACGGTGCTCCTCGCGCGGACTGGCTGGCAACGCTGGCACACGACCTCGCAGCCCTCCGCAGCGGAGGCACCGAGATCATCGTGGTGTCCTCGGGGGCCATTGCGCTCGGCGCGGCGAAGCTCGGCATGGCGAAGGGCGGACGCGGAAGCCTGGCGGATGCGCAGGCGGCAGCGAGTGTCGGCCAGGTCGAGCTTGCGCGGCTGTGGGCGGAGAACCTCGGTCGCCACGATGTTACTGCCGCGCAAATGCTCGTCACGCTCGGCGATCTGGAGGACCGGCGGCGCTACCTCAACGCCTCGGCCACGCTGCAGCGTCTGATCGAAGCCGGCGCGGTGCCGGTAGTGAACGAGAACGACAGCGTCGCCACCGAGGAAATCCGCTTTGGAGACAACGACCGGCTGGCCGCGCGCGTGGCGCAGGCTGCGGGTGCCGATGCAGTGATACTGCTGTCCGATGTCGACGGTCTCTACGACCGCGATCCGCGCGAAGACGGCGCGGTTCGTCTGGAGCGTGTCGAGGGCGTTACGCCGGAGATCATCGCCATGGCGGACACCTCCTCTACTTCGGGACTCGGCTCGGGCGGGATGCTCGCCAAGCTGCAAGCAGCGCGCATTGCGGAGCGGGCTGGAATCTCGCTGGTCATCGCCAATGGCACCCACCTCTCGCCGCTGACACGGTATCGAGATACCGGCATCGGGACTGTGTTCGTCCCGCAAGCCGATGCCAGCGCGCGGAAGGCATGGTTGGCCGGACGGCTCGCGCCTGCAGGGGTGCTGACCGTCGATGATGGCTGTGCCGAAGCGCTGGCCAAGGGTGCCAGCCTTCTCGCCGCCGGCCTCGCGGAGATCGAAGGCGAATTCGCGCGAGGCGACCTCGTCGCGATCTTCGGGCCGAAGGGCGAACGGCTCGGCCAGGGGCTCGTCGAATACAGCGCCGCCGAATGCCGTGCGATTCTTGGCTTGCGCGAAGATCAGCAGGAAGCGAAGCTCGGCTACGCCCCTCGCGCCGCCGTCATTCATCGCGACCACATGGTGCAGGC
- the obgE gene encoding GTPase ObgE, with translation MHFLDQAKIYLKSGAGGPGAVSFRREKYIEYGGPDGGNGGKGGDIVFEAVQGLNTLIDFRYAQHFKAKRGTHGQGKDRTGAGAPDLVIEVPVGTQVLSEDKEEVLADFTEVGQRVVFLEGGMGGRGNASYKSSTNRAPRQHQPGEPGEEMWVWLRLKLLADVGLLGLPNAGKSTFINQVSNAKAKVGHYAFTTLVPKLGVVSHKGREFVLADIPGLIAGAADGAGIGDRFLGHIERCRVLIHLIDISGDDPAAAYRTVNDELEAYGAGLDDKAQLVALNKLDLADQELGEGFAEELLAAGADKVFTVSGATGAGIPELLDAVLGYLPDRTATETHAEEVEDDDQTPDWSPI, from the coding sequence ATGCATTTTCTCGATCAGGCCAAGATCTATCTCAAGTCCGGGGCAGGCGGCCCCGGTGCCGTCAGCTTCCGGCGCGAGAAGTATATCGAATATGGCGGTCCCGACGGCGGCAACGGCGGCAAGGGCGGCGATATCGTGTTCGAAGCCGTGCAGGGTCTCAATACGCTGATCGACTTCCGCTATGCCCAGCACTTCAAGGCGAAGCGCGGCACGCATGGCCAGGGCAAGGACCGCACCGGCGCCGGCGCGCCCGATCTCGTGATCGAGGTTCCCGTCGGCACGCAGGTGCTGAGCGAGGACAAGGAAGAGGTGCTCGCCGATTTCACCGAAGTCGGCCAGCGCGTTGTCTTTCTCGAAGGCGGCATGGGCGGGCGCGGCAATGCCAGCTACAAGTCCAGCACCAATCGCGCCCCGCGCCAGCACCAGCCGGGCGAGCCGGGCGAGGAGATGTGGGTCTGGCTGCGGCTGAAGCTGCTCGCCGACGTCGGCCTGCTGGGCCTGCCCAATGCGGGCAAGAGCACCTTCATCAATCAGGTCTCCAATGCGAAGGCCAAGGTCGGCCACTACGCGTTCACCACGCTGGTGCCCAAGCTGGGCGTGGTCAGCCACAAGGGCCGCGAGTTCGTGCTGGCGGACATTCCGGGCCTGATCGCGGGCGCGGCCGACGGCGCGGGGATCGGCGACCGGTTCCTCGGCCATATCGAGCGCTGCCGCGTGCTGATCCACCTGATCGACATTTCGGGCGACGACCCGGCTGCGGCCTATCGCACGGTAAACGACGAACTCGAAGCCTATGGCGCAGGTTTGGATGACAAGGCGCAGCTCGTTGCGCTGAACAAGCTCGACCTTGCCGACCAGGAGCTGGGTGAGGGGTTCGCCGAAGAATTGCTAGCGGCGGGGGCCGACAAGGTGTTCACCGTTTCGGGTGCGACAGGGGCCGGCATTCCTGAGCTGCTCGATGCCGTGCTCGGCTATCTGCCCGACCGGACGGCGACCGAAACGCATGCCGAAGAGGTCGAGGACGATGACCAGACGCCCGACTGGTCGCCGATCTAG
- a CDS encoding response regulator codes for MIVDDEALVLLDLVHTVEDLGYAIHSESTSVEGALASLDSEAPDLALLDIDVAGVPVWPVARELTAKGVPVIFVSANLSHKELCQEFSDCPKLEKPASPADIGKALEMAGEIKSCAA; via the coding sequence ATGATTGTAGACGACGAGGCACTGGTGCTGCTCGACCTCGTCCATACCGTCGAAGATCTCGGCTACGCGATCCACTCGGAATCGACGAGCGTGGAGGGCGCGCTGGCCTCTCTGGATAGCGAAGCCCCCGACCTCGCCCTGCTGGATATCGATGTCGCAGGAGTGCCGGTCTGGCCGGTCGCCCGTGAACTGACTGCGAAGGGCGTTCCGGTGATTTTCGTCAGCGCGAACCTTTCGCACAAAGAGTTGTGCCAAGAGTTTTCCGACTGCCCGAAGCTCGAAAAGCCGGCGTCGCCAGCCGATATCGGGAAGGCTCTCGAAATGGCTGGCGAAATCAAGAGCTGCGCCGCCTGA
- a CDS encoding CheR family methyltransferase has product MKEGAPAGKPARSGKFAIVGVGASAGGLEALREMFSGFDGQSGMAFVVVQHLDPTHESLMAQLLERYTPMAVKQAEGGERLEPDHIYVIPPAHGLAVKDGVLELTEFTEQRGMRRPIDDFFESLAKDQGERAACVILSGTGADGSRGLRAIKEHSGICIAQDPDTAAYDGMPTAAIGTGLVDITCDPRDTVEHLSKFFQRAGLADVVESDLEDADTLLDICDVLREAVGHDFSNYKRSTLNRRVARRMQVLGIDDTKAYLKHLQENGNECSALFSDLLINVTRFFRDSEHFEQLNELVITPMVKEAKNGEELRIWVPGCSSGEEAYSIAMLFADAAKRFDKRPYVQVFATDIDDKMLDIGRSGVYPLSSLQDIPKQFQDEYIYGSKEKFTIAPQIRDMVRFSVHNLVRDPPYSKIDLVACRNVLIYFDDSLQKLVFPLFHFATRESGYLFLGSSETIGRHEDLFESVEQTARIFRRKNVKGNYTLNLASDVSRQINRSRQRSNREETTRRGGVELRALEKLAQRYSPVSLLLDREAMLLERWGSAGRYLDFPERLERSIHVPSLARPGLRELFAPMIRQVSNTGRRAIVKEVEIVTDFGTLEATVVCEPIDNQTFLFVVNETRGLEPDTGDDYDEFDPEDGQRQFLEEELQATRHRLRSTVEELETTNEELKSSNEEMMSMNEELQSTNEELTTVNDELKNKVDQLTTANADLKNFFDSTKLAVVVVDSELKLRSFTDAAEDLFPLTKENIGQPLATLPHNLDNDHFVDMAKSAAKQGMQVEEGMHSRALDRELVLQAIPYRLLDGQLDGATLIFTDVSETLSLERDLREERERLRLALEVAKIGIWEYEPSTDKTVLDPTERNLLDLDEDDPGDTLEPIMASLPPEDRDRINRALRMAMEGESDFDEVFRLPLDDGETRYLHGLGKVIDVSGTRKFIGVTFDVSAERRLLDQRELMIREMNHRVKNLFSVISAMVSIAARDADDVATFAEGLRDRIHALGRSHSLTNEAGDAADGGIALSKLVDTVLRPNLAGQNVDMSGPDTTISNDKITSIALILHEWATNSTKYGALATRDGSIDIGWTHQDGEVAIDWREDGQAAGDTVDSSPGFGTKLVQTAARQLRGEASGNAIEGGYRRTLKFPT; this is encoded by the coding sequence ATGAAGGAGGGCGCACCTGCAGGCAAGCCCGCACGGTCGGGCAAATTCGCGATCGTCGGCGTCGGCGCATCGGCCGGCGGGCTGGAAGCCTTGCGCGAGATGTTCAGCGGGTTCGACGGCCAGAGCGGCATGGCCTTCGTGGTCGTCCAGCATCTCGATCCGACGCACGAATCGCTGATGGCGCAGTTGCTCGAACGCTACACGCCGATGGCCGTGAAGCAGGCGGAAGGCGGCGAGCGGCTCGAACCCGACCACATTTACGTCATTCCGCCGGCCCATGGCCTCGCCGTGAAAGACGGCGTGCTCGAGCTGACCGAGTTCACCGAACAGAGGGGCATGCGCCGCCCGATCGACGATTTCTTCGAAAGCCTCGCGAAGGACCAGGGCGAGCGCGCGGCTTGCGTGATCCTCTCTGGCACCGGCGCAGACGGCAGCCGGGGCCTGCGAGCGATCAAGGAGCATTCGGGCATCTGTATCGCTCAGGATCCCGACACGGCCGCCTATGACGGCATGCCCACCGCCGCCATCGGCACCGGGCTGGTCGATATCACCTGCGACCCGCGCGACACGGTCGAGCACCTGTCGAAATTTTTCCAGCGCGCCGGCCTCGCCGACGTTGTCGAGAGCGATCTCGAAGATGCCGATACGCTGCTCGATATATGCGACGTCTTGCGCGAAGCGGTCGGCCACGATTTCTCCAACTACAAGCGCAGCACGCTCAACCGCCGGGTTGCCCGCCGGATGCAGGTCCTCGGGATCGATGACACCAAGGCGTACCTCAAGCACCTGCAGGAGAACGGCAACGAGTGCAGCGCCTTGTTCAGCGATCTGCTGATCAATGTCACTCGCTTCTTCCGCGATTCCGAACACTTCGAACAGCTCAACGAGCTCGTCATTACGCCAATGGTCAAGGAGGCCAAGAACGGCGAGGAGCTGCGGATCTGGGTGCCGGGCTGCTCCAGCGGCGAAGAGGCTTACAGCATAGCGATGCTGTTTGCGGATGCTGCCAAACGTTTCGACAAGCGCCCTTACGTGCAAGTGTTCGCCACCGACATCGACGACAAGATGCTCGATATCGGGCGATCGGGGGTCTACCCGCTGTCATCGCTTCAGGACATCCCCAAGCAATTCCAGGATGAGTACATTTATGGTAGCAAGGAGAAGTTCACCATCGCGCCGCAGATCAGGGACATGGTGCGCTTCAGCGTCCACAACCTCGTGCGCGATCCGCCCTACTCCAAGATCGATCTCGTCGCCTGCCGCAACGTCCTGATCTATTTCGACGATTCCCTGCAGAAGCTGGTGTTCCCGCTGTTCCATTTCGCCACGCGCGAAAGTGGTTACCTGTTCCTCGGGTCGTCCGAGACGATCGGGCGGCATGAAGACCTGTTCGAGTCCGTGGAACAGACGGCGCGCATTTTCCGGCGCAAGAATGTAAAGGGCAACTACACGCTCAATCTGGCCAGCGATGTGTCTCGGCAGATCAATCGCAGCCGGCAAAGGTCGAACCGGGAGGAAACGACGCGGCGTGGCGGCGTGGAGTTGCGCGCATTGGAAAAACTTGCGCAACGCTATTCGCCCGTCAGCCTGCTGCTCGATCGCGAGGCCATGCTGCTGGAACGGTGGGGATCGGCCGGGCGCTATCTCGATTTCCCCGAGCGACTCGAACGTTCGATCCACGTGCCTTCGCTCGCCCGACCGGGCCTGCGCGAACTGTTCGCTCCGATGATCCGCCAAGTGTCGAACACCGGGCGTCGGGCCATCGTGAAAGAGGTAGAGATCGTCACCGACTTCGGCACGCTGGAGGCGACCGTCGTCTGCGAACCGATCGACAATCAGACCTTCCTGTTCGTCGTCAACGAGACCCGCGGCCTCGAACCCGACACTGGCGACGATTACGACGAATTCGATCCCGAGGACGGCCAGCGCCAGTTCCTCGAAGAAGAGTTGCAGGCCACCCGGCATCGCCTGCGTTCGACGGTCGAGGAACTTGAGACGACGAACGAGGAGCTGAAAAGCTCCAACGAAGAAATGATGTCGATGAACGAGGAGCTCCAGTCCACCAACGAGGAGCTGACGACGGTCAACGACGAGCTGAAAAACAAGGTCGATCAGCTGACCACGGCCAATGCCGATCTGAAAAACTTCTTCGACAGCACCAAGCTGGCGGTTGTCGTCGTCGATTCCGAGCTGAAGCTACGCAGCTTTACCGATGCAGCCGAAGATCTCTTCCCGCTGACGAAGGAGAATATCGGGCAACCGCTCGCCACCCTGCCGCACAATCTCGACAATGATCACTTTGTGGACATGGCGAAGAGCGCCGCCAAGCAGGGAATGCAGGTCGAAGAAGGTATGCATTCCCGTGCTTTGGATCGCGAGCTGGTGCTGCAGGCAATCCCCTACCGCTTGCTCGACGGGCAGCTGGATGGCGCTACGCTGATCTTTACCGACGTCTCTGAGACCCTTTCGCTGGAACGGGATTTGCGTGAAGAGCGCGAAAGGCTGCGCCTCGCCCTCGAAGTCGCCAAGATCGGGATCTGGGAATACGAACCCTCGACCGACAAGACGGTTCTGGATCCGACCGAACGTAACCTGCTCGACCTCGACGAGGACGATCCTGGCGATACGCTCGAACCCATCATGGCATCGCTCCCGCCCGAGGATCGTGATCGTATCAACCGGGCGCTGCGCATGGCGATGGAAGGTGAAAGCGATTTCGACGAAGTCTTCCGCTTGCCACTGGACGATGGCGAGACACGCTATCTCCATGGGCTCGGCAAGGTTATCGACGTGTCGGGCACGCGCAAATTCATCGGCGTGACCTTCGACGTGTCGGCCGAACGCCGCCTGCTCGATCAGCGCGAATTGATGATCCGCGAGATGAACCACCGGGTGAAGAACCTGTTCTCGGTCATCTCGGCCATGGTCTCGATCGCCGCGCGCGACGCTGACGATGTCGCTACCTTCGCCGAGGGCCTGCGCGATCGCATCCATGCGCTCGGCCGCTCGCATTCGCTGACCAACGAGGCTGGCGACGCGGCCGATGGCGGCATTGCGCTATCGAAGCTCGTCGATACGGTCCTGCGGCCTAATCTCGCCGGTCAAAACGTCGACATGTCCGGACCCGACACGACGATAAGCAACGACAAGATTACCTCGATTGCGCTGATCCTGCATGAGTGGGCAACCAATTCGACCAAGTACGGGGCGCTGGCCACCCGCGACGGGTCGATCGACATCGGTTGGACCCATCAGGATGGCGAAGTCGCAATCGATTGGCGGGAAGACGGTCAGGCAGCGGGTGACACGGTCGACAGCAGTCCGGGTTTCGGCACCAAGCTCGTTCAAACGGCAGCGCGCCAGCTTCGCGGGGAAGCCAGCGGCAATGCGATCGAAGGCGGTTATCGCCGGACCTTGAAGTTCCCGACCTAG
- a CDS encoding PAS domain-containing protein: MDTFFTSAELPEGLRSAFAESRISLSLADAKAEDMPLIAVNQPFCDMSGYGPDEVLDRNCRFLQPNESPDAVRKDMREFLYDSDKPDGRFVIPNVTKDGRKFLNLVYMAKLKKDDEVTFVLGSQFPVDPEKASEPDLYDRALKESLKQLNLLSGDDNWALLGSFDALASSHSIIARARME, encoded by the coding sequence ATGGATACCTTCTTCACCAGCGCCGAACTCCCTGAAGGTCTGCGCAGTGCTTTCGCCGAAAGCCGCATTTCGCTCAGCCTGGCGGATGCGAAGGCTGAAGACATGCCGTTGATCGCAGTGAACCAGCCGTTCTGCGATATGTCCGGCTATGGCCCGGACGAGGTTCTGGATCGCAACTGCCGCTTCCTTCAGCCGAACGAATCCCCCGACGCTGTTCGCAAGGATATGCGGGAATTCCTCTACGATTCCGACAAGCCCGATGGCCGTTTCGTCATTCCGAACGTGACCAAGGACGGGCGGAAATTCCTAAACCTGGTGTATATGGCCAAGCTCAAGAAAGACGATGAGGTCACCTTCGTGCTCGGCTCGCAGTTTCCGGTCGACCCGGAGAAGGCGTCCGAGCCCGATCTCTACGACCGCGCGCTCAAGGAGAGCCTCAAGCAGCTCAATTTGCTGAGCGGCGACGACAACTGGGCCCTGCTCGGCAGTTTCGACGCGCTCGCATCGAGCCACTCCATCATTGCAAGGGCACGGATGGAATGA
- a CDS encoding replication-associated recombination protein A — MADLFPDSLPATADTDPPREDAPLADRLRPRALDEVVGQDHLTGPEGAIGRMVAAGRLSSIILWGPPGTGKTTIARLLADSVGMRFESVSAVFSGVADLKKAFAAADKAAAAGQRTLLFVDEIHRFNRAQQDGFLPFVERGTVTLVGATTENPSFALNAALLSRAQVLILQRLDHDALGSLLDKAEELEGPLPLAPEARDALVASADGDGRFLLNQAETLYNAKIDEPLDPAALGQFLQRRVAVYDKDREGHYNLISALHKAVRGSDVQASLYYLARMLTAGEEPRFLARRLIRMAVEDIGMADPHALVQCMAAKDAYEFLGSPEGELALVQACTYLATAPKSNAVYKAQKASFKSARETGSLMPPQNILNAPTKLMKDIGYGAGYSYDHNSDEGFSGDNYWPEEMEPQEYYEPVDRGFEREVKKRLDYWDKLRNERH; from the coding sequence ATGGCCGACCTCTTCCCCGACAGCCTCCCGGCGACCGCCGATACCGATCCGCCTCGCGAGGACGCGCCGCTGGCCGACCGCCTGAGGCCAAGAGCGCTCGACGAGGTGGTCGGGCAGGATCATTTGACCGGCCCCGAAGGCGCCATCGGACGGATGGTGGCGGCGGGCCGCCTGTCCAGCATTATATTGTGGGGCCCGCCCGGCACCGGGAAGACGACGATCGCGCGGCTGCTGGCAGACAGCGTCGGAATGCGCTTCGAAAGCGTCAGCGCCGTGTTCAGCGGCGTCGCCGATCTAAAGAAAGCCTTCGCCGCCGCCGACAAGGCCGCCGCAGCCGGACAGCGCACGCTGTTGTTCGTGGACGAAATCCATCGCTTCAACCGTGCACAACAGGACGGCTTCCTGCCTTTCGTCGAGCGCGGTACCGTCACGCTGGTCGGTGCGACGACCGAGAACCCGAGTTTCGCGCTCAACGCCGCGTTGCTCAGCCGCGCACAGGTGCTCATCCTCCAGCGGCTGGACCACGACGCGCTGGGTTCGCTGCTCGACAAGGCCGAGGAGCTGGAAGGCCCCCTCCCCCTTGCTCCAGAGGCCCGCGATGCACTGGTCGCCAGTGCCGATGGCGACGGGCGGTTCCTGCTCAACCAGGCCGAGACGCTCTACAATGCCAAAATCGATGAGCCGCTCGATCCGGCCGCACTGGGCCAGTTCCTGCAACGCCGCGTCGCCGTCTACGACAAGGACCGTGAAGGGCATTACAATCTCATCTCCGCACTTCATAAAGCAGTGCGTGGCAGCGACGTACAGGCGAGCCTCTATTACCTCGCGCGCATGCTGACCGCGGGCGAAGAACCGCGCTTCCTTGCCCGCCGCCTGATCCGCATGGCAGTGGAGGACATCGGTATGGCCGATCCGCACGCGCTGGTGCAATGCATGGCGGCGAAAGACGCCTACGAATTCCTCGGCAGCCCCGAAGGCGAGCTCGCCCTAGTTCAGGCCTGCACCTATCTCGCCACCGCGCCGAAATCGAACGCGGTGTACAAGGCGCAGAAGGCCTCGTTCAAATCGGCCAGGGAAACGGGCAGCCTGATGCCGCCGCAGAACATCCTCAACGCGCCGACCAAGCTGATGAAGGATATCGGTTACGGCGCCGGCTACAGCTACGATCACAATTCCGACGAGGGCTTCTCCGGCGACAATTACTGGCCCGAAGAAATGGAGCCGCAGGAATACTACGAGCCTGTCGATCGCGGTTTCGAGCGCGAGGTAAAGAAGCGGCTCGATTACTGGGACAAGCTGAGAAACGAGAGGCATTAG
- a CDS encoding PadR family transcriptional regulator: MTGKDDRDEPLEGNIPDHPEGEDFDVDVDIEVDVDPDRDGSYSRTYSASGFFGPDGVFGPKGPFGPDGPFGPGGPFGPNGPFGSGSGRSGRKHRARRRRMFAAGELRLLLLHLIAEEPRHGYELIKAVEDMTGGNYSPSPGTVYPTLSLLEDEGLIREVDGDEARKAYRATEKGRGELVDRKDEIESLIERIEGQRQRRAKSGKAFATPEMFRAVGNLATVLKNRAKSGQLDENTMREIVDLVDDLAKKIERL, translated from the coding sequence ATGACTGGCAAAGACGACCGAGACGAACCGCTGGAAGGCAATATCCCCGATCATCCCGAAGGCGAGGACTTCGATGTCGATGTAGATATCGAGGTGGACGTCGATCCCGACCGCGACGGCTCGTATAGCCGCACATATAGCGCCTCGGGCTTCTTCGGACCCGATGGCGTGTTCGGACCCAAGGGCCCCTTCGGCCCCGATGGGCCTTTCGGACCGGGTGGCCCCTTCGGCCCGAACGGTCCCTTCGGTAGCGGCTCCGGCAGGTCCGGCAGGAAGCACCGCGCGCGCCGGCGTCGCATGTTCGCCGCAGGCGAATTACGCCTGTTGCTGCTGCACCTGATCGCGGAGGAACCGCGCCACGGCTACGAGCTCATAAAGGCGGTGGAGGACATGACCGGCGGCAATTATTCGCCGAGCCCGGGCACGGTCTATCCGACGCTCTCGCTGCTCGAGGACGAGGGACTGATCCGCGAGGTCGATGGGGACGAAGCCCGCAAGGCCTATCGCGCGACCGAGAAAGGGCGTGGCGAGCTGGTCGATCGCAAGGATGAGATCGAGAGCCTGATCGAACGGATCGAAGGCCAGCGTCAGCGCCGCGCGAAATCCGGCAAGGCCTTCGCCACACCCGAGATGTTCCGCGCCGTCGGCAATCTCGCCACAGTGCTGAAAAACCGCGCCAAGAGCGGCCAGCTCGACGAAAATACCATGCGCGAAATCGTCGATCTGGTGGACGATTTGGCGAAGAAGATCGAGCGCCTCTGA
- a CDS encoding glycosyltransferase family 4 protein, translating to MNASDLRIAMFSGNYNMTVDGANKALNRLAEFLLRQGVTLRVYSPTIDTPAFEPQGDLVSLPSVPIPGRSEYRVPYGLNDEVRRDLEDFRPNMMHISSPDFSARAAVEWARKRDIPVLGSVHTRFETYPRYYKLGFLEPLVETYLRNLYRKCDALVTPSQSMVDTLHEQRMHRDISIWSRGVDRTIFHPSKRDMEWRRAQGLADDDVAIVFLGRLVMEKGLDIFADTIVELRKEQVPHKVLVIGDGPARGWFEKTLPGGTFVGFQGGADLGRALASGDIFLNPSVTETFGNVTLEAMACGLPVVAAGATGSASLVEDWETGRLVEAGKPREFAEALSPYCKNPELRARHGEAGARAASEYSWDAINQVVVDTYLRLLEQRKA from the coding sequence ATGAACGCTTCCGACCTTCGCATCGCCATGTTCAGCGGCAACTACAACATGACTGTGGATGGCGCGAACAAGGCATTGAACAGGCTGGCCGAGTTCCTGCTTCGCCAAGGTGTCACTTTGCGCGTGTATTCACCGACCATCGACACACCCGCGTTCGAACCGCAAGGCGATCTGGTCAGCCTGCCCTCTGTGCCCATCCCCGGCCGCTCGGAATATCGCGTCCCTTATGGGTTGAATGACGAGGTGCGCCGCGATCTCGAAGACTTCCGGCCCAACATGATGCACATTTCGTCGCCGGATTTCAGTGCGAGAGCGGCTGTGGAATGGGCGCGCAAACGCGATATTCCCGTGCTCGGTTCGGTGCACACGCGCTTCGAAACCTATCCGCGCTACTATAAGCTCGGCTTCCTCGAACCGCTGGTCGAGACGTACCTCCGCAATCTTTATCGCAAGTGCGACGCGCTGGTGACGCCCTCGCAAAGCATGGTCGATACGTTGCACGAGCAGCGCATGCATCGCGATATCTCGATCTGGTCGCGCGGGGTCGACCGGACCATTTTCCACCCCTCCAAGCGCGATATGGAGTGGCGCCGCGCCCAGGGGCTGGCGGACGACGACGTGGCCATCGTCTTTCTCGGCCGGCTGGTCATGGAGAAGGGGCTCGATATCTTCGCCGACACGATCGTCGAGCTGCGCAAGGAGCAGGTGCCGCACAAGGTGCTGGTGATCGGCGACGGGCCGGCGCGCGGGTGGTTCGAGAAGACCCTGCCCGGCGGAACCTTCGTGGGTTTCCAGGGCGGCGCGGACCTAGGCCGGGCGCTGGCGAGCGGCGACATCTTCTTGAACCCCTCGGTCACGGAAACCTTCGGCAATGTCACCCTGGAGGCGATGGCCTGCGGGCTGCCGGTCGTGGCTGCCGGAGCGACGGGGAGCGCCAGCCTGGTCGAGGACTGGGAGACCGGTCGTCTGGTCGAGGCAGGCAAGCCACGCGAATTCGCCGAAGCGCTCTCCCCTTACTGCAAGAACCCCGAGCTGCGCGCGCGCCATGGCGAGGCCGGCGCACGCGCAGCGAGCGAGTATTCGTGGGATGCGATCAACCAGGTGGTGGTCGATACCTATCTGCGTCTGCTCGAACAGCGCAAAGCTTAG
- a CDS encoding phosphoserine transaminase yields the protein MTAEPTLKPERPFFSSGPTAKHKGWSASNLKTESLGRSHRSALGKSRLKYAIDLSKEMLGVPEDYLVGIMPASDTGALECAMWTMLRPDRPATVAAWESFGNVWIQDAVKQLKLPKLTTLDADYGEIPDLASIPQENDVVFTWNGTTSGAKIPNTDWIAPGREGVTINDATSAVFAMEMDWSKLDATTYSWQKVMGSEAQHGMLILSPKAVERIESYDPEWPLPKLFRLKKGGKINTGIFEGATINTPSMLATEDYIDALEWAQAMGGRKAMFERADANAKIVLDWIEATPWLRNMVSDPAKRTNTGVCFVFQGEWYDGLSDEDKAGVPKKIVKLLEERDVGYDFNGYRDAPPSLRIWCGGTVEQEDLKRLLPWIEWAYETVKAG from the coding sequence ATGACTGCCGAACCGACGCTCAAGCCTGAGCGCCCTTTCTTTTCGTCCGGACCGACTGCCAAGCACAAGGGCTGGTCCGCTTCCAATCTCAAAACCGAATCGCTCGGCCGCTCGCATCGCAGCGCCCTCGGCAAGTCGCGGCTGAAATATGCCATCGACCTGTCGAAGGAGATGCTCGGCGTGCCCGAGGACTACCTTGTCGGCATCATGCCGGCCTCGGACACCGGCGCGCTCGAATGCGCGATGTGGACGATGCTGCGCCCCGATCGCCCGGCAACCGTTGCGGCGTGGGAAAGCTTCGGCAACGTCTGGATCCAGGATGCGGTCAAGCAGCTCAAGCTGCCCAAGCTGACCACGCTGGATGCCGACTACGGCGAGATCCCCGATCTTGCGTCGATCCCGCAGGAGAACGACGTCGTTTTCACCTGGAACGGCACGACTTCGGGGGCGAAGATTCCGAACACCGACTGGATCGCACCAGGGCGCGAGGGTGTGACGATCAACGACGCCACCAGCGCCGTCTTCGCGATGGAGATGGACTGGTCCAAGCTCGATGCCACGACCTACAGCTGGCAGAAGGTGATGGGCAGCGAAGCCCAGCACGGCATGCTGATCCTGAGCCCCAAGGCGGTCGAGCGGATCGAAAGCTACGATCCCGAATGGCCGCTGCCCAAGCTTTTCCGCCTCAAGAAGGGCGGCAAGATCAACACCGGCATCTTCGAAGGCGCGACCATCAACACGCCTTCCATGCTGGCGACCGAAGACTATATCGATGCGCTCGAATGGGCGCAGGCGATGGGTGGCCGCAAGGCGATGTTCGAACGCGCCGACGCGAACGCGAAGATCGTGCTCGACTGGATCGAGGCGACCCCGTGGCTACGCAACATGGTCTCCGATCCTGCCAAGCGCACCAACACCGGTGTGTGCTTCGTTTTCCAGGGCGAGTGGTACGATGGGCTGTCCGACGAGGACAAGGCGGGCGTGCCCAAGAAGATCGTCAAGCTGCTCGAAGAGCGCGATGTCGGTTACGACTTCAACGGGTATCGCGACGCCCCGCCGTCCCTGCGCATCTGGTGCGGCGGTACGGTCGAGCAGGAAGACCTGAAGCGTCTGCTGCCGTGGATCGAATGGGCCTACGAGACCGTGAAAGCGGGCTGA